Proteins co-encoded in one Cupriavidus taiwanensis genomic window:
- a CDS encoding cation acetate symporter translates to MKPVHRFLCAALCGLASTAATAAPAIQGEAAQRPLNWSAIVMFMLFVLFTLGITRWAARRTRSASDFYAAGGGLTGFQNGLAIAGDMVSAASFLGISAMMFDKGYDGLIYALGVVAGWPIILFIVAERLRNLGRYTFADVVSYRLAQKPVRITAACGTLTVVIMYLVAQMVGAGKLIELLFGTSYESAVVIVGALMVLYVMFGGMLATTWVQIIKALLLLGGVTFMAVMVLAYFGFSPEAMFASAARVHDKGAAILSPGGLVSNPIDAISLGVGMMFGTAGLPHILMRFFTVADAKEARKSVLYATGFIGYFYVLILVVGFGAIVMVGADPAYRDAAGKLIGGSNMVAVHLSHVIGGDLFLGFISAVAFATILAVVAGLALSGASAVSHDLYANVFRRGQASEKDEIRVSKIATLVIGLLAMVLGVMFEKQNIAFLSGLVLAIAASVNFPVLFLSMFWKGLTTRGAVAGSLAGLVSAVVLLVLGPTVWVGILKHQQAIFPYANPALFSMTLAFAAAWLVSVLDRSAQASAERQRYGAQFVRAMTGIGAAGASQH, encoded by the coding sequence ATGAAGCCGGTACACCGTTTCCTCTGCGCGGCCCTGTGCGGGCTGGCAAGCACCGCTGCCACGGCGGCCCCCGCGATCCAGGGCGAAGCCGCGCAGCGGCCGCTGAACTGGAGCGCCATCGTGATGTTCATGCTGTTCGTCCTGTTCACGCTCGGCATCACCCGCTGGGCCGCGCGGCGCACGCGTTCGGCGTCGGACTTCTATGCGGCCGGCGGCGGCCTTACCGGCTTCCAGAACGGCCTGGCGATCGCCGGCGACATGGTGTCGGCCGCGTCGTTCCTCGGCATCTCGGCCATGATGTTCGACAAGGGCTACGACGGCCTGATCTACGCGCTCGGCGTGGTGGCCGGATGGCCGATCATCCTGTTCATCGTCGCCGAGCGCCTGCGCAACCTGGGCCGCTACACCTTTGCCGACGTGGTCTCGTACCGGCTCGCGCAGAAGCCGGTGCGCATCACCGCCGCGTGCGGCACGCTGACGGTCGTGATCATGTACCTGGTCGCGCAGATGGTCGGCGCGGGCAAGCTGATCGAGCTGCTGTTCGGCACCAGCTATGAATCGGCGGTGGTCATCGTCGGCGCGCTGATGGTGCTGTACGTGATGTTCGGCGGCATGCTCGCCACCACCTGGGTGCAGATCATCAAGGCGCTGCTGCTGCTCGGCGGCGTGACCTTCATGGCGGTGATGGTGCTGGCCTATTTCGGCTTCAGCCCCGAAGCCATGTTCGCCAGCGCCGCCAGGGTGCATGACAAGGGCGCCGCGATCCTGTCGCCCGGCGGACTGGTGTCCAACCCGATCGATGCGATCTCGCTGGGCGTCGGCATGATGTTCGGCACCGCCGGCCTGCCGCACATCCTGATGCGCTTCTTCACCGTGGCGGATGCGAAGGAGGCGCGCAAGTCCGTGCTCTACGCCACCGGCTTTATCGGCTACTTCTACGTGCTGATCCTGGTGGTGGGCTTCGGCGCGATCGTGATGGTGGGCGCGGACCCGGCCTATCGCGACGCCGCGGGCAAGCTGATCGGCGGCAGCAATATGGTGGCCGTGCACCTGTCGCACGTGATCGGCGGCGACCTGTTCCTCGGCTTTATCTCGGCGGTGGCATTCGCGACCATCCTGGCGGTGGTGGCGGGGCTGGCGCTGTCGGGCGCGTCGGCGGTGTCGCATGACCTGTATGCCAATGTGTTCCGCCGGGGGCAGGCCAGCGAGAAGGACGAGATCCGCGTGTCGAAGATCGCCACGCTGGTGATCGGCCTGCTGGCGATGGTGCTGGGCGTGATGTTCGAGAAGCAGAACATCGCCTTCCTGTCCGGGCTGGTGCTGGCGATCGCCGCGTCGGTCAATTTCCCGGTGCTGTTCCTGTCGATGTTCTGGAAGGGGCTGACCACGCGCGGCGCGGTGGCTGGCAGCCTGGCGGGGCTGGTGTCGGCGGTGGTGCTGCTGGTGCTGGGACCGACCGTGTGGGTGGGGATCCTCAAGCACCAGCAGGCGATCTTCCCGTATGCCAACCCGGCGCTGTT
- a CDS encoding DUF485 domain-containing protein translates to MDARQLEAIQNHPDFIRLTHGRTRLGWSLTLVMLAVYFGFILLLAFSPATLGKPLAGGVMTVGIPVGVAVIFAAVLLTAIYVHRANRDLDPLNERVRKECEA, encoded by the coding sequence ATGGACGCGCGACAACTGGAAGCCATCCAGAACCACCCCGACTTTATCCGCCTAACCCACGGCCGCACGCGCCTGGGCTGGTCGCTGACGCTGGTCATGCTGGCGGTCTACTTCGGCTTCATCCTGCTGCTGGCTTTCTCGCCCGCCACGCTCGGCAAGCCGCTCGCCGGCGGCGTCATGACCGTCGGCATCCCCGTCGGCGTCGCGGTGATCTTCGCCGCGGTGCTGCTGACCGCCATTTACGTCCACCGCGCCAACCGCGACCTGGACCCGCTCAACGAACGCGTGCGCAAGGAGTGCGAAGCATGA
- a CDS encoding IS481 family transposase, with the protein MPWSQTTVKQQREEFVRLARQADANIAELCRRFCISRKTGYKWLNREDLDDRTRRPHSSPGRTPAAIEESVLAIRAEHSAWGARKIARVLERDHRIQIAPSTVNWVLRRHGLIDPAASAAATAWQRFEHDRPNALWQIDFKGHFATDTQRCHPLTVLDDHSRFNVLLKALGNEQFESVQEALEMAFARYGLPERINADNGPPWGSPVPRALTTLGAWLIRLGVRLSHSRPGHPQTNGKDERFHRTMQAELLANQRFRDLDDAQQHFSHWRHVYNFKRPHHALDMETPASRYAPSPRAMPRELPPIEYGSNDIVRKVGDGGRICFRGKTFRVGRALVGTPVALRPRVDLDGTFDVYFCHQKVATIDLQQAD; encoded by the coding sequence TTGCCCTGGAGCCAAACCACCGTGAAGCAGCAAAGAGAAGAGTTCGTCCGCCTGGCACGCCAGGCGGACGCCAATATTGCGGAGCTTTGCCGCCGCTTCTGCATCAGCCGCAAGACCGGCTACAAGTGGTTGAACCGAGAGGATCTGGACGACCGAACTCGGCGGCCACATAGCTCTCCCGGCCGAACTCCAGCTGCCATCGAAGAGAGCGTGCTAGCGATACGAGCCGAACATTCGGCCTGGGGCGCCCGCAAGATCGCACGCGTGCTGGAGCGCGACCACCGCATCCAAATCGCCCCGAGCACAGTCAATTGGGTGCTGCGCCGCCATGGCTTGATCGATCCGGCCGCCAGCGCGGCCGCTACAGCATGGCAGCGCTTCGAGCACGACCGGCCCAATGCACTATGGCAAATTGACTTCAAAGGCCACTTCGCTACCGACACGCAGAGGTGCCACCCGCTCACGGTCTTGGACGATCACTCCCGGTTCAATGTGCTGCTCAAGGCCTTGGGCAACGAACAGTTTGAATCCGTACAGGAAGCGTTAGAGATGGCTTTTGCGCGCTATGGGCTGCCCGAACGGATCAATGCAGACAACGGCCCGCCCTGGGGTTCCCCAGTGCCCCGAGCATTAACCACGCTGGGCGCGTGGCTGATTCGCCTGGGCGTGCGGCTCAGTCATAGCCGACCTGGCCATCCTCAGACCAACGGTAAGGACGAGCGCTTCCATCGAACCATGCAGGCTGAGCTGTTGGCCAACCAGCGTTTCCGGGATCTGGACGATGCCCAGCAGCACTTCAGCCATTGGCGCCACGTGTACAACTTCAAGCGCCCCCACCACGCGCTGGATATGGAGACCCCCGCAAGCCGCTATGCGCCTAGCCCACGGGCGATGCCGCGCGAACTCCCGCCCATCGAGTACGGCAGCAATGACATCGTGCGAAAGGTAGGCGACGGCGGGCGCATCTGCTTCCGAGGAAAGACGTTCCGGGTCGGACGAGCCTTGGTCGGAACGCCCGTAGCGCTGCGCCCTCGCGTGGATCTGGACGGCACCTTTGACGTCTACTTCTGCCATCAAAAGGTCGCCACAATAGACCTACAGCAGGCCGATTAA
- the paaK gene encoding phenylacetate--CoA ligase PaaK, with amino-acid sequence MVQRNPNPNELEPIERASRDELQALQLQRLKWSVRHAYDNVPHYRKAFAAAGVHPDDLQSLSDLSKFPFLTKQDLRDNYPFGMFAVPREQVARVHASSGTTGKPTVVGYTAKDIDTWASVVARSIRAAGGRAGDLVHVSYGYGLFTGGLGAHYGAEKAGCTVIPMSGGQTEKQVQLIREFQPNIIMVTPSYMLNLIEEMERQGMDPSESSLKVGIFGAEPWTDAMRAEIEARAGIDAVDIYGLSEVMGPGVACECIESKDGPVIWEDHFYAEIIDPVTGEVLPDGAEGELVFTSLTKEALPVIRYRTRDLTRLLPPTSRSMRRIGKITGRSDDMLIIRGVNVFPSQIEELILKAPALAPQYQLVVTRDGHLDKLEVRVEARPERSSSLSADDRAELERDLKDQIKTYVGVTTRVQVVAAEGIERTTVGKARRVLDMRPKVTHEQPVGAI; translated from the coding sequence ATGGTGCAACGCAACCCCAACCCCAACGAGCTGGAGCCGATCGAGCGCGCCAGCCGCGACGAACTGCAGGCGCTCCAGCTGCAACGGCTCAAATGGAGCGTGCGCCATGCCTATGACAATGTCCCGCACTACCGCAAGGCATTTGCGGCGGCGGGGGTGCATCCGGACGACCTGCAGTCGCTGTCGGACCTGTCGAAGTTCCCGTTCCTGACCAAGCAGGACCTGCGCGACAACTATCCCTTCGGCATGTTCGCGGTGCCGCGCGAGCAGGTGGCGCGCGTGCATGCGTCGAGCGGCACCACGGGCAAGCCGACCGTGGTCGGCTATACCGCGAAGGACATCGATACCTGGGCGAGCGTGGTGGCGCGATCGATCCGCGCCGCAGGGGGGCGCGCCGGCGACCTGGTCCATGTCAGCTATGGCTACGGGCTGTTCACCGGCGGGCTGGGCGCGCACTACGGCGCCGAGAAGGCGGGCTGCACGGTGATTCCGATGTCGGGCGGACAGACCGAGAAACAGGTACAGCTGATCCGCGAGTTCCAGCCCAATATCATCATGGTGACGCCGTCGTACATGCTCAACCTGATCGAGGAGATGGAGCGGCAGGGCATGGACCCGTCGGAAAGCTCGCTGAAGGTCGGCATCTTCGGCGCCGAGCCCTGGACCGACGCGATGCGCGCGGAGATCGAGGCGCGTGCGGGCATCGACGCGGTGGACATCTATGGCCTGTCCGAAGTGATGGGGCCGGGCGTGGCGTGCGAATGCATCGAGAGCAAGGACGGCCCGGTGATCTGGGAAGACCATTTCTATGCCGAGATCATCGACCCGGTGACCGGCGAGGTGTTGCCCGATGGCGCGGAGGGCGAGCTGGTGTTCACCTCGCTGACCAAGGAAGCGCTGCCGGTGATCCGCTATCGCACGCGCGACCTGACGCGCCTGCTGCCGCCGACTTCGCGTTCGATGCGCCGCATCGGCAAGATCACCGGACGCTCGGACGACATGCTGATTATCCGTGGCGTCAATGTGTTCCCGTCGCAGATCGAGGAACTGATCCTGAAGGCGCCTGCGCTGGCGCCGCAGTACCAGCTGGTGGTGACGCGCGACGGGCACCTCGACAAGCTGGAAGTTCGGGTCGAGGCGCGGCCGGAGCGGTCTTCGTCGCTGTCGGCGGATGACCGGGCGGAGCTGGAGCGCGACCTGAAGGACCAGATCAAGACCTATGTCGGCGTGACCACGCGGGTGCAGGTGGTGGCGGCCGAGGGGATCGAGCGCACCACGGTGGGCAAGGCACGGCGCGTGCTGGATATGCGGCCGAAGGTTACGCACGAGCAGCCGGTCGGGGCGATCTGA